A segment of the Bdellovibrio sp. ArHS genome:
GGCGCGCAGCTCTTGAATGCTTTCGCGAATATCATCCAAGGCGCGGTGTTTGTTCGCTTTTTGGTAGATGTAATTGAACTTGTTATTGATGATCACTTTCCACGAAGACACATCCACCATGCGATAGTGCAGGCGTCCCGCAAGATCCTTCATATACTTATCGATGAACAAGCGATCCTGCATGATCGAGTTTCCAGCAAGAATCGGGCGATCCTTCGGATCTGGAAAATGCTTTTTCACCATGTCGACAAGTTTAGCTTCGACCTGATCCGGGTCCATTCCGAACGGAACCTTGGCAGTCAGACCTGATTTCTTGTGGTGCTCGGTATTCCAGGCATCCATGCTGTCCAAATATTTTTGCGGTTGTTTAACGACAGTTTCGAAAGTTTCAAGTTCTTTGAAGTTGAGGTCCGTAACGATTGCCGCAACTTCGATGATCACTTCTTTCTCGACATCAAGACCGGTCATCTCCATATCGAGCCAAAAAAGTTTTGTCATGAGGGAATCCTGTTCTAGGGTCATGGACCCGGAAAGACTTCCATTTTCATCGAGGAGGCGATTTAAAACAAGGACTTGCTACTTCTGTTGCTCCATGCCGGAGCGAAGTGCCT
Coding sequences within it:
- the orn gene encoding oligoribonuclease — translated: MTKLFWLDMEMTGLDVEKEVIIEVAAIVTDLNFKELETFETVVKQPQKYLDSMDAWNTEHHKKSGLTAKVPFGMDPDQVEAKLVDMVKKHFPDPKDRPILAGNSIMQDRLFIDKYMKDLAGRLHYRMVDVSSWKVIINNKFNYIYQKANKHRALDDIRESIQELRAYCDKMHFDK